In Amaranthus tricolor cultivar Red isolate AtriRed21 chromosome 5, ASM2621246v1, whole genome shotgun sequence, a genomic segment contains:
- the LOC130814179 gene encoding alanine--glyoxylate aminotransferase 2 homolog 3, mitochondrial-like, with translation MAYTGNLIRRILMTQIGGTRRLFSSPATVAVASKGDVISPEADVILPKMPPFDYSPPRYSGPTSDEILKKRKEFLSPSMFTFFNQPLNVVDGRMQYLYDEKGRRYLDAFGGIATVCCGHCHPDVVAAIVNQTQRLQHSTILYLNPAVADFAEALASKLPGDLKVVFFTNSGTEANELALMMARLYTGCQDIISLRNAYHGNAAGTMGATAQCNWKFNVTQNGVHHAMNPDPYRGLFEADGEMYAKDVQDIIQFGTSGHVAGFICEAIQGVGGIVELAPGYLSSVYDIVKKAGGLFIADEVQAGFARTGSHFWGFEAHGVVPDIVTMAKGIGNGIPLGAVVTTPEIASVLTRRSYFNTFGGNPVCTSAGHAVLKVIDKEKLQENAHLVGTHLKNRLTTLMDKYDLIGDVRGRGLMLGVELVTDREKKTPAKAEILHVMDQMKEMGVLVGKGGFYGNVFRITPPLCFTREDADFFVDVMDCALSKM, from the exons atggcTTACACCGGAAATTTGATTAGGAGAATCTTAATGACCCAAATTGGTGGGACCCGTCGTCTCTTTTCATCTCCGGCAACGGTGGCTGTGGCGTCGAAAGGTGATGTCATTTCACCGGAAGCTGACGTCATATTGCCAAAGATGCCGCCTTTTGATTATTCACCGCCGCGGTATAGTGGGCCTACTAGTGATGAGATTCTTAAAAAGCGTAAGGAGTTTCTTAGCCCTTCTATGTTCACTTTCTTTAATCAACCg CTGAACGTGGTAGATGGAAGGATGCAATACTTGTATGATGAGAAAGGCAGGAGATACTTGGATGCATTTGGAGGGATTGCTACAGTGTGCTGCGGTCATTGCCACCCAGATGTGGTCGCAGCCATCGTCAACCAAACGCAGCGTTTGCAGCATTCTACGATCTTGTATCTAAATCCTGCTGTTGCTGATTTTGCCGAGGCTTTGGCCTCGAAATTGCCCGGTGATCTTAAA GTTGTGTTCTTTACAAACTCCGGAACAGAAGCAAATGAGTTAGCCTTAATGATGGCGAGACTATACACAGGATGTCAGGATATTATCTCATTGAGGAATGCTTACCATGGAAATGCTGCTGGAACTATGGGTGCAACCGCTCAATGCAATTGGAAGTTCAATGTCACTCAG AACGGAGTCCACCATGCGATGAATCCCGATCCTTACAGAGGTCTGTTTGAAGCAGATGGTGAAATGTATGCTAAAGATGTTCAGGATATTATCCAATTCGGAACATCTGGTCATGTTGCAGGTTTCATCTGTGAAGCCATTCAG GGAGTTGGAGGAATTGTGGAATTGGCCCCAGGCTATCTTTCCAGTGTGTATGACATTGTAAAGAAAGCGGGAGGCCTTTTTATAGCTGATGAAGTTCAAGCTGGATTTGCTCGCACTGGAAGCCACTTCTGGGGTTTCGAGGCTCATGGAGTGGTCCCTGATATTGTGACCATGGCAAAG GGTATTGGGAATGGCATTCCGCTTGGTGCAGTAGTAACCACACCTGAAATCGCTAGTGTGTTAACTCGTCGTAGTTACTTCAACACATTCGGTGGAAATCCTGTCTGCACTTCCGCAGGACATGCTGTTCTCAAAGTGATTGATAAGGAAAAGCTTCAGGAAAATGCTCATCTTGTGGGTACTCATCTCAAAAACCGACTCACTACTCTCATGGACAAATATGATT TAATTGGAGATGTGAGGGGAAGGGGATTGATGCTGGGGGTCGAACTAGTTACAGATCGCGAAAAGAAAACTCCAGCAAAGGCTGAGATCCTTCATGTGATGGACCAAATGAAAG AAATGGGAGTATTGGTTGGAAAAGGAGGATTCTATGGCAATGTATTCAGAATCACACCTCCTCTATGCTTCACCAGGGAAGATGCCG ACTTCTTTGTCGACGTGATGGATTGTGCATTGTCGAAGATGTGA